A window of the Dickeya dianthicola NCPPB 453 genome harbors these coding sequences:
- a CDS encoding acyl carrier protein, whose protein sequence is MDKNEIYNEIKMLLVKLFELDEDDITPESRLYEDLELDSIDAVDMVVHLQKRIGRKISPETFKSVRTVQDVVNAIEQLTGHEGK, encoded by the coding sequence ATGGATAAAAATGAAATTTATAACGAAATCAAAATGCTGCTGGTAAAGCTGTTTGAACTCGACGAAGACGACATCACACCGGAATCGCGGTTGTATGAAGATCTGGAGCTGGACAGCATCGACGCGGTTGACATGGTGGTGCATTTGCAAAAACGCATTGGCCGCAAGATTTCGCCGGAAACCTTCAAATCGGTTCGTACCGTGCAGGATGTCGTGAACGCTATCGAGCAACTGACGGGCCATGAAGGCAAATAA
- a CDS encoding phosphopantetheine-binding protein, which translates to MEDLFLEIKQMIIDALNLEEVSVDEIETAAPLFGEGLGLDSIDALELGLAVKNRYGVVLSAESEEMRQHFFSVATLASFIMSQRQACA; encoded by the coding sequence ATGGAAGATCTTTTCCTTGAAATCAAACAGATGATTATTGATGCCCTGAATCTTGAGGAGGTGAGCGTCGATGAAATCGAGACGGCAGCCCCCTTGTTTGGCGAAGGGTTGGGGCTGGATTCGATCGATGCGCTTGAGCTCGGTCTGGCGGTGAAAAACCGCTATGGTGTGGTGCTTTCCGCCGAAAGCGAGGAAATGCGGCAGCATTTCTTTTCCGTCGCGACGCTGGCGTCATTCATTATGTCTCAGCGTCAGGCCTGCGCCTGA
- a CDS encoding lysophospholipid acyltransferase family protein, translating into MSESSLSLNCSSRLNWCWRLVMTGCCFGLFSLGGLLLSTVWFNLLLLVQRDAAKRRLWARRSIAFSFRCFLRSARAVGVLDYQIDGIETLRGDRGCLVVANHPTLIDYVLLASVMPDVDCLVKAELRRSIFFRGVIRAADYLVNSQSDTLLPDCHQRLNRGEVIMIFPEGTRTRYQQPVVLQRGAANIAVRCGCDLRIVRILCSQQTLGKQSRWYQIPPEKPCFTIRVRERISSQAFITGEDELPLAARRLNRFLQQSLTL; encoded by the coding sequence ATGTCTGAGTCGTCGCTGTCTCTGAATTGCTCGTCGCGCCTGAACTGGTGCTGGCGATTAGTGATGACCGGATGCTGCTTCGGGTTGTTCAGCCTGGGCGGCCTGTTGTTGTCCACGGTCTGGTTCAATCTGCTGTTGCTGGTGCAGCGCGATGCAGCAAAACGCCGGCTATGGGCGCGTCGCAGCATCGCCTTCAGTTTCCGTTGTTTCCTGCGCAGCGCCCGTGCGGTGGGGGTGCTGGATTACCAGATCGATGGCATTGAAACACTGCGCGGCGATCGCGGTTGCCTGGTGGTGGCCAACCATCCCACCTTGATTGACTACGTCTTGCTGGCCTCGGTAATGCCGGATGTCGATTGTCTGGTGAAAGCGGAACTACGCCGGAGCATTTTTTTCCGCGGCGTTATTCGGGCGGCGGATTATCTGGTCAACAGTCAGTCCGATACGTTACTGCCTGATTGTCATCAGCGGCTTAATCGCGGGGAGGTGATCATGATTTTCCCCGAAGGTACCCGCACCCGCTATCAGCAACCAGTGGTGCTGCAACGCGGCGCCGCCAATATCGCCGTACGTTGCGGTTGTGATTTGCGCATCGTGCGTATTCTCTGCAGCCAGCAAACGCTGGGAAAACAGAGCCGTTGGTATCAAATTCCGCCTGAAAAACCCTGCTTTACCATCCGGGTTCGCGAACGTATCAGCAGTCAGGCATTTATAACCGGGGAAGACGAACTGCCGCTGGCGGCACGCCGTCTGAATCGTTTTTTGCAGCAGTCTCTAACGCTTTAA
- a CDS encoding beta-ketoacyl synthase chain length factor, producing MRLAFTLLDWQASAPGLGELSAWQQWAAQPAAVDATGPLTKCDQLPMMAARRLNSGSRMAVNNGLALLRRQPDIEAIVFTSRHGELERNLRILLALSKQESLSPTDFAMSVHNSAVGSLTIAAQAPLVSTSISAGMDSFQQGLVEVAALQSAGYSRVLLVDFDGAIPEFYHSLVAGQMPCYPYAVALLLAPGATLTCETRSMAGGASEPALPQSLQFLHSWLSYTPTFAVDGERQRWQWTTVHHV from the coding sequence ATGAGATTGGCTTTTACACTCCTTGACTGGCAGGCCAGCGCACCAGGGTTAGGCGAACTGTCGGCATGGCAACAATGGGCGGCGCAGCCGGCGGCGGTTGATGCGACTGGGCCGCTGACGAAATGCGATCAGTTGCCGATGATGGCGGCGCGTCGGCTCAACAGCGGCAGCCGAATGGCGGTCAACAATGGCCTGGCCCTGCTACGGCGTCAGCCGGACATCGAGGCGATTGTCTTTACCAGCCGCCACGGCGAGCTGGAGCGTAACCTGCGTATTTTGCTGGCGTTATCAAAGCAGGAAAGCCTGTCTCCCACGGATTTCGCCATGTCGGTTCATAATTCGGCGGTAGGCAGCCTGACCATTGCCGCTCAGGCGCCGCTGGTGTCAACCTCCATTTCCGCCGGCATGGATTCCTTCCAGCAAGGGCTGGTGGAAGTGGCGGCCTTGCAGTCGGCGGGTTATTCCCGTGTGCTGTTGGTGGATTTTGATGGCGCCATTCCTGAGTTTTATCACTCCCTGGTTGCCGGGCAAATGCCGTGTTATCCCTACGCAGTCGCGTTGTTGCTGGCGCCTGGCGCCACCCTGACCTGCGAAACCCGGTCGATGGCGGGCGGCGCTAGCGAGCCCGCATTGCCGCAGAGTCTGCAATTCCTGCACAGTTGGTTGTCTTACACCCCTACATTTGCGGTTGATGGCGAGCGCCAGCGCTGGCAATGGACGACGGTGCATCATGTCTGA
- a CDS encoding methyltransferase — MPHGYDQDNVSALDAITEAQRIAFAPILFQAAVNLRNHGILGFLDECGNKGAELDDIVAVTDLDCYAVEILLDAGLSGRMLIRKDARYFIAKTGHYLIHDKMTRINMDFTQDVCYQAMFHLDESLKQKKPVGLQVFGHWSTIYPALSQLPQKVKESWFAFDHFYSDAAFTAVLPYVFQHKPAQLYDVGGNTGKWAMCCHDYDQDVRITILDLPEQIVLSTKAVALAGKADRISGVAVDMLSDGPLPTDADIWWMSQFLDCFSEEQIVRILTRIVQAMKADARVCILEIFWDRQPWEAGAFSLNMASLYFTCLANGYSRFYAASRFLPLLQQAGLYIEQQVDGLGVGHTLLVCKKK; from the coding sequence GTGCCTCACGGATATGATCAGGATAATGTCAGTGCGCTGGATGCAATAACAGAAGCGCAACGAATCGCGTTTGCTCCCATTTTGTTTCAGGCAGCGGTTAATCTTCGGAATCACGGTATTCTGGGCTTTCTGGATGAATGCGGCAATAAAGGCGCTGAGCTTGATGATATTGTTGCTGTGACCGATTTGGACTGCTACGCGGTAGAAATTTTACTGGATGCCGGCCTAAGCGGGCGGATGCTGATCAGGAAAGATGCACGTTATTTTATTGCCAAAACAGGTCATTATCTTATTCATGACAAAATGACCCGTATCAACATGGATTTTACGCAGGATGTCTGCTATCAGGCCATGTTCCATCTCGATGAATCGCTGAAACAAAAAAAACCGGTTGGCTTACAGGTTTTTGGTCACTGGTCGACGATTTATCCGGCACTTAGCCAATTACCTCAGAAGGTGAAAGAAAGCTGGTTCGCTTTCGACCATTTTTATTCTGATGCCGCATTTACCGCGGTATTACCCTATGTATTTCAGCACAAACCCGCACAGCTTTATGATGTCGGTGGAAATACGGGCAAATGGGCGATGTGTTGCCACGATTACGATCAGGATGTGCGAATTACCATCCTTGATTTGCCGGAACAGATTGTCTTATCGACAAAGGCTGTGGCGTTGGCAGGGAAAGCGGACCGAATTTCCGGCGTCGCCGTTGATATGCTTTCCGACGGCCCATTGCCGACGGATGCGGATATCTGGTGGATGAGCCAGTTTCTGGATTGCTTTAGTGAGGAACAGATCGTCCGGATTTTGACGCGGATCGTCCAGGCTATGAAAGCGGATGCCCGAGTTTGTATCCTGGAAATATTTTGGGATCGCCAGCCTTGGGAGGCGGGTGCATTCAGTCTGAATATGGCGTCGCTGTATTTTACCTGTCTGGCCAATGGTTACAGCCGTTTTTATGCGGCGAGCCGTTTTTTGCCGTTATTGCAGCAGGCGGGACTTTATATCGAACAGCAGGTTGATGGGTTGGGAGTCGGCCATACCTTGCTGGTTTGTAAGAAAAAATGA
- the glmS gene encoding glutamine--fructose-6-phosphate transaminase (isomerizing), which translates to MCGIVGAVAQRDIAEILLEGLRRLEYRGYDSAGLAVLNGEGQVSRLRRLGKVQVLAQAAEEQPLVGGTGIAHTRWATHGEPSEQNAHPHVSEHIIVVHNGIIENHEPLRELMVSRGYRFVSETDTEVVAHLVHWEQQQRGGSLLDIVQRVIPQLRGAYGMVLLDSRDPSVLVAARSGSPLVIGRGVGENFIASDQLALLPVTRRFIFLEEGDIAEVTRRTVRIVNRQGQDVNRDEIESKVQYDAGDKGAYRHYMQKEIYEQPMAIKNTLEGRFSHGEINLSELGPQADALLAQVQHIQIIACGTSYNSGMVSRYWFESLAGIPCDVEIASEFRYRKPALRANSLMITLSQSGETADTLAALRLSKELGYLGSLAICNVAGSSLVRESDLALMTRAGTEIGVASTKAFTTQLTVLLMLVARIGRLRGMDARIEHDIVHALQALPARIEQMLSQDKLIESLAEGFSDKHHALFLGRGDQYPIAMEGALKLKEISYIHAEAYAAGELKHGPLALIDADMPVVVVAPNNDLLEKLKSNIEEVRARGGELYVFADEQAGFTSDSDMMKIIQLPHVEEVIAPIFYTVPLQLLSYHVALIKGTDVDQPRNLAKSVTVE; encoded by the coding sequence ATGTGTGGAATTGTAGGCGCTGTTGCGCAACGAGATATTGCTGAGATCCTGCTGGAGGGGCTACGCCGCCTCGAGTACCGTGGTTATGACTCTGCCGGTCTGGCCGTGCTGAATGGCGAAGGACAGGTGTCCCGTCTGCGCCGTCTGGGCAAGGTGCAGGTGCTGGCGCAGGCGGCGGAAGAACAGCCGCTGGTGGGTGGAACCGGTATCGCTCACACCCGCTGGGCGACTCACGGCGAGCCGTCCGAGCAGAATGCCCACCCGCATGTGTCAGAACACATTATCGTGGTGCATAACGGCATCATTGAGAACCATGAGCCGCTGCGCGAGCTGATGGTGTCCCGTGGTTATCGTTTTGTTTCCGAAACCGATACCGAAGTGGTGGCGCATCTGGTGCATTGGGAACAACAGCAGAGAGGCGGTTCGCTGCTGGACATCGTGCAGCGTGTTATCCCGCAGTTGCGTGGTGCGTACGGCATGGTGCTGCTGGATAGCCGCGACCCCAGCGTACTGGTTGCCGCACGTTCCGGCAGCCCGCTGGTGATTGGCCGCGGCGTGGGCGAAAACTTTATTGCCTCCGACCAACTGGCGCTGCTGCCGGTAACCCGCCGCTTCATCTTTCTGGAAGAGGGCGATATCGCCGAAGTTACCCGTCGTACGGTGCGTATCGTTAATCGTCAGGGGCAGGACGTTAATCGCGACGAGATTGAATCGAAAGTGCAGTACGACGCCGGCGACAAAGGCGCGTACCGTCATTACATGCAAAAAGAGATCTACGAACAGCCGATGGCGATCAAAAACACCCTGGAAGGGCGTTTCAGCCACGGCGAGATCAACCTGTCCGAACTTGGCCCGCAAGCTGATGCGCTGCTGGCACAAGTCCAGCATATCCAGATTATCGCCTGTGGCACCTCTTATAACTCCGGCATGGTGTCGCGTTACTGGTTCGAGTCGCTGGCGGGAATTCCATGCGACGTAGAAATCGCCTCGGAATTCCGTTACCGCAAACCGGCGTTGCGCGCCAACAGCCTGATGATTACCTTGTCCCAGTCCGGCGAAACCGCCGATACGCTGGCGGCATTGCGTTTGTCGAAAGAGCTTGGGTATCTGGGTTCGCTGGCGATTTGCAACGTGGCGGGTTCGTCGCTGGTGCGCGAGTCGGATCTGGCGCTGATGACCCGCGCCGGTACTGAAATCGGCGTGGCGTCCACCAAGGCGTTCACCACTCAGTTGACGGTGTTGCTGATGCTGGTGGCGCGTATTGGCCGTCTGCGCGGTATGGATGCGCGTATCGAGCACGATATCGTTCACGCTTTGCAGGCGTTGCCGGCGCGTATCGAACAGATGCTGTCGCAGGACAAGCTGATCGAATCGCTGGCGGAAGGCTTTTCCGATAAGCACCACGCCTTGTTCTTGGGCCGCGGCGACCAGTACCCGATTGCGATGGAAGGGGCGCTCAAGCTCAAGGAAATCTCTTATATCCATGCAGAAGCCTATGCGGCGGGTGAACTGAAGCACGGCCCGCTGGCGTTGATCGATGCGGATATGCCGGTGGTGGTGGTGGCGCCCAACAACGACCTGCTGGAAAAACTGAAATCCAACATCGAAGAAGTCCGCGCCCGCGGCGGCGAACTCTACGTGTTCGCCGACGAACAGGCCGGTTTCACCTCCGACAGCGACATGATGAAGATAATCCAGCTGCCGCACGTGGAAGAGGTGATTGCGCCAATCTTCTACACCGTGCCGTTGCAACTGCTGTCTTACCATGTGGCGCTGATCAAGGGCACCGACGTGGACCAGCCGCGTAACCTGGCGAAATCGGTGACGGTGGAGTAA
- the glmU gene encoding bifunctional UDP-N-acetylglucosamine diphosphorylase/glucosamine-1-phosphate N-acetyltransferase GlmU — MSNSAMSVVILAAGKGTRMYSDLPKVLHPLAGKPIVQHVIDAAMDVGARRIHLVYGHGADLIRETLTETSLNWVLQAEQLGTGHAVQQAADGFDDNEDILILYGDVPLISPETLQGLVAAKPQGGIGLLTVNLADPSGYGRIVRHNGEVVGIVEHKDATEQQRAISEINTGILVAGGRDLKRWLSQLNNHNVQGEYYLTDIIAMASQEGQRVAAVQPSRLSEVEGINNRLQLATLERTYQREQAEQLLLAGVMLLDPARFDLRGELTHGRDVTIDTNVILEGRVTLGNRVKIGAGCVIKNSVIGDDCELSPYTVVENAALEARCTVGPFARLRPGAVLEEDAHVGNFVELKKARLGKGSKAGHLTYLGDADIGAGVNIGAGVITCNYDGANKHQTVIGDDVFVGSDSQLIAPVKVANGATIGAGTTVTRNVSENELVIGRVKQTHITGWKRPVKKK, encoded by the coding sequence ATGTCAAACAGTGCAATGAGTGTGGTTATCCTTGCCGCCGGTAAGGGAACTCGCATGTATTCCGATCTTCCCAAAGTCCTCCACCCTCTGGCGGGTAAACCGATTGTTCAGCATGTGATTGATGCCGCGATGGACGTTGGCGCCCGGCGCATTCATCTGGTCTACGGGCATGGCGCGGATCTTATCCGGGAAACGCTGACGGAAACGTCGCTGAACTGGGTATTGCAGGCCGAGCAGTTGGGGACCGGTCATGCGGTGCAGCAGGCGGCCGACGGTTTTGACGATAACGAAGACATCCTGATTTTGTACGGCGATGTGCCGCTGATCTCCCCTGAAACGCTGCAAGGTCTGGTGGCGGCCAAACCGCAAGGCGGGATTGGTTTGCTGACCGTTAACCTGGCCGACCCTAGCGGCTACGGCCGCATTGTGCGGCACAATGGCGAGGTGGTGGGGATTGTGGAGCATAAGGACGCCACCGAACAGCAGCGTGCGATCAGTGAAATCAACACTGGCATTCTGGTGGCGGGCGGGCGCGATTTGAAGCGTTGGTTAAGCCAGCTCAATAATCACAATGTGCAGGGCGAATATTATCTTACCGATATCATCGCTATGGCGTCGCAGGAAGGCCAGCGCGTGGCGGCAGTGCAGCCGTCGCGGTTGAGCGAAGTGGAAGGCATCAACAACCGCCTGCAACTGGCGACGCTGGAGCGTACTTACCAGCGCGAGCAGGCCGAGCAGCTGTTGCTGGCTGGCGTCATGCTGCTGGACCCGGCCCGGTTCGACCTGCGTGGCGAGCTGACGCACGGGCGAGATGTGACGATCGACACCAACGTCATTTTGGAAGGCCGGGTGACGCTGGGTAATCGGGTTAAAATCGGTGCGGGCTGCGTGATAAAAAATAGCGTAATCGGCGACGATTGCGAACTAAGCCCTTACACCGTGGTGGAAAACGCGGCGCTGGAAGCACGTTGCACTGTCGGTCCGTTCGCCCGCCTGCGCCCCGGCGCAGTGCTGGAAGAGGACGCGCACGTAGGCAATTTCGTCGAATTGAAAAAAGCGCGTCTCGGCAAAGGATCGAAAGCCGGTCATTTGACCTACCTCGGCGATGCGGATATCGGCGCGGGCGTGAACATCGGCGCGGGCGTTATTACCTGTAACTACGATGGCGCCAACAAGCACCAGACGGTGATCGGCGACGATGTATTTGTCGGTTCGGATAGCCAGTTGATAGCACCCGTTAAGGTGGCCAACGGCGCCACCATTGGGGCCGGCACCACGGTCACCCGTAACGTGAGTGAAAACGAACTGGTCATCGGCCGCGTTAAACAAACCCATATCACCGGCTGGAAACGCCCGGTGAAGAAAAAATAG